A region of the Pricia mediterranea genome:
CGATAACGGGCCCCACGAAGAAGGCGGGGCGGATCCGGAGTATTTCGACAGCAATGGTCCGTTTAAGGGCGTAAAGCGAGACCTCTACGAAGGAGGTATTCGGGTGCCCATGATTGCCAGTTGGCCGGGCCGGATTGCCCCGGGATCTAAAACCGACCTGATATCTGCCTTTTGGGATATTCTTCCTACTTTCTCTGATATCGTCGGGATAAGTGTACCGGACGATACCGACGGAATTTCACTCTTGCCGACCCTCTTGGGGAACGATGCCGAGCAAAAACACCACGACTATCTGTATTGGGAATTCCATGAGAGAGGAGGCCGGCAGGCGGTGCGAAAAGGCAAATGGAAAGCGGTCAGGTACAATGTCTTTAAAAATCCCAACGGCGCCTTGGAACTTTACGATCTAGATGAAGATCGGGGCGAGACGAACAATGTCGCCGAGGAACATCCGGATGTTGTTGCAGAGATGGAAGATATTATAGAGACCGCCCGAACGCCTTCCGACATTTTCACCTTTGGGCAGGGCACTTATCTGGCGGATGATGATTAAATGATGGTCCTGTCATTTGTAGGTAACCTTAAGTCCCGGCCTGACCTTGAAAAGATTCGCAATTGAAAAAGGACAGAAAGAGCAAGGAAGAAAGACGAGCAAACTTTCCTGAGCGTCCAGACGGGCAGGCCAATGTCTAAAAATACCTTTTTCTTTGGTTAGCCTTGTTCCCTCTTACTTTCGTCTTTTTATGAAATGTAACCTTTGTTACTAAAGCTTTGCCCAAGAACCGCGATGTTTGCGCCAAAATTTTGCATATGGATTATATTTATGAACCTTGGCCCTGGTATGTTTCGGGCCCCTTGATAGCCCTTGTCATGTTTGTTCTATTGTTTCTGGGCAAAAAATTCGGCATGTCGTCGAACTTGGCTACGATGTGTTCCATTGGGGGTGCCGGGAAGGCGACTGATTTTTTCAGATTCGACTGGAAGCAGCAGCGTTGGAATCTTACCGTGGTACTAGGTGCGGTAATCGGAGGCTTTTTGGCATCGCAATATATGTCGAACAATACGGTGGACATCAATCCCGGAATCGCAGAAAAACTCTCAGAAGATTACGATATCGAAAGTGCTGGGGATGCCTATCTTCCTTCCGAAATCTTTGCGGCCGATCAATTGGGCGATCCGTTCGTGCTAGCGATTTTGATTCTAGGAGGGTTTATGGTCGGCTTCGGTGCCCGTTATGCCGGGGGATGTACTTCGGGCCATGCTATTTCGGGCCTGAGCAATCTACAGTTGCCGTCGCTTATAGCCGTGATCGGATTCTTTATCGGGGGCTTGGTGATGGTTCATTTGTTGTACCCATTAATTTTCGGTTAAAAATGAGATACTTTATTTATTTGCTAGTGGGCGTTTTTTTTGGGATTGTCATGTATAAATCCGAAGCCGCCTCATGGTTCAGAATTTATGAAATGTTCGAGTTCGGTGCGTTTCACATGTACGGTATCATAGGTTCGGCCCTGGTGCTGGGCGTCATCGGTATCCAAATTATCAAACGCAACAATATCAAGGCGCTCGGCGGCCAAGAAATGCAGCTGGAACCTAAGGCCAAGGGGATACATAACCTAATAGGTGGCATTGTTTTCGGATTGGGCTGGGCCTTGACCGGCGCTTGTCCCGGCCCGATGTACGTGTTGGCGGGTGCAGGATACTATTCCATGCTCGTGGTCATCGGCGGTGCGCTTCTGGGCACTTTTGTTTACGGTCTGGTGCGCGATAGGCTGCCTTAATACCATGGGCAGAAACAATTTTGAGGACAGTGTGTTGCGCAAATGAACGATTTTTCCAGTACTTTAATCCACAAAAGCCCCTTAATTGGGATTTTTATTTATAAAATTTAAGGTACTAGTTTAATCTTTGTGCACTATTGTGGTACTTGTAGATTTAGGTCATTCCAGGATCATCTGCCACAACGCTTCACTTTATATGTATGGGTTTAAAGGAAAACTACGCCAAGGTCAAAGTCTTTTGGAACGATTCCGATAAAAAGCCCGTTCTCCTTATGCTCAAGGAGTTTTTTGGTCTTTGGGCCATAAAGAAAAGTTTTCCTATCCATTACATTATCCGGTTTCTTTACAGAAATGAGTATAAAAATCCGTACGATTATTTGGATATGAAGCAGTACCGATCTATTATACTTTCCAAGAAAAATAATCAGGAAGAGTATGTCCATTTATTAAGTGATAAATTTCTATTTTCCCTGCTTTGTGAAAAGTATGGGCTGCCAAGCCCAAAAGTGGTCAGTTATAATATGAACGGTTCTTTTTTTTACAATGGTAAAGTCCAATCGGCAGGAATTGTCGAGGAACTGTTCGAATGTTTTAAAAATGTTCTGCAGACTTCGGGCGTTAAGAGGCTATTCATTAAATCGTTCTGCGGGTACGGCGGCACCGAAGTCTTTTTATTGGAATATTCCAGTTTAAAGGAAGACTTAAAGAAATTTGGCAATATTATTTTGACCGGTGCCTTTGTACACCAAGAAGGTATCGTTCAGCACGCCGAAGTCAACAAAATTTATCCCCACAGTATCAACACCTTACGGGTGGAAACCTACATCGAGAACAGCGGAAAAATCAACATTCTAGGAATGGTCATGCGGTTCGGAGCTGGTGGAAAATTTGTTGACAATTTGAGTTCCGGAGGCTTCTCCGTTCCTGTTGAGCCATTAACGGGAAATTTAATGCCTAAAGGGCTACAAAGAATAAGATTTGGGGGCAATGTATATTACCGTCATCCCGATACGGATTTCGAATTTAAGGGCTACAAAATACCCTATTTCAACGAAGCCCGGCAGCTATGCCTACAACTAGCCCAACATATACCGAATAGGCTGGTCGGTTGGGATATCGCATTAACCCCAAATGGTCCCGTGGTGATCGAAGGCAACCATACCCCGGGCATTATGCTCGGGGAAATAGGCTACGGCGGGTATGTTAAGCATCCCTTATTCAATGAAATGATCGGGAGGACATGAAAAAGGGAAGTTTTATAAAAACGAGGTTGGAAAAGTTGCGTAACCGACTTTATTGGGGTTTCGACGCGTTAAAGGGGGGCAGAACAAAAGCGCATTACGACGATATCAGGTTTATTCTCGAAAACTATGGCAGTGAAGAATCCAACAATAGGAGAGACCGACACCTTGGCGACCTTTTAGATCATGCCGTTAAGACCACGGACTTCTACAGAGAATTTTCCGGTTACGGCAATCTACAGGATTTTCCAATACTAAATAAATCCGTTATCCGGGAGAACTACCCGTCGATTCAGTCCAGTGCCTTTCGCGGGAAGGACAATTTTAAAATGTCTACCAGCGGATCTTCGGGAACACCGTTCACGACCCTTCAGAATAAGGATAAAAAGCGACGGAATACCGCCGATGCCATTTATCTCAAGCAGCAGGCAGGTTTTGAGATCGGATATCGGCTCTATTATGTTCGCAAATGGTTCAAAATGCACAGAAGAAGCTGGCTGACCACCGAAATGAGAAACATCGACATGGTGAACGTCACGGAATTTTCTGACGCCTACCTATCCGATCTTATTTCGACCCTGGAGAGGGACAAGTCGACAAAGGCCATACTTGCCTATTCCTCGGCCTTGCGCGATATATGCAAATATCTCGATAAAATCGGTTCCGGACAGGTAAACACAGAAATTTCGTGTATTATTGCCATGGCGGAAGGACTAAGCGATACTACGAGAAAAGCGCTCAAAAAATTTTTTGATGCCCCGGTGCTACTGCGTTATTCCAATATGGAAAATGGAATACTTTCCCTGCAATTGTCAGAAGTAAACAACCACCTCCAGATAAATTGGGCAAGCTATTTCGTAGAGATCCTGCATCCGGACAAAGATATTCCGGTAAAAGAGGGAGAACTTGGGCGGGTAGTGGTAACGGACCTTTTCAACTACTGCATGCCCTTTATACGCTATGATACTGGAGATCTTGCGCGTATGGTGCCCGATTCCGTTTTTAACGCTGCGCCCGCATTTTCAAAGGTGGAAGGTAGAACCATGGATGCCCTGTATGACACCAAGGGAAACATACAGTCCAGTTTCATTATTTTCCATTTGGAATCCTATCCGGAGATCAAACAGTTCCAATTTATTCAGGAAGGCAAAAAGCAATATACCTTGAAACTGAATTTAGAGAGACCTTTTCGACACGGGAAACAAGTCTTGGAACTTTTAAAAGGGTATTTGGGCAACGATGCGGAAATCGTCATAACCTACGAAAACGAAATACCCCAATTGGCATCGGGTAAAAGAAGGCTTATCATCAATAACTATAAAAAAAAGATGAAATCCAAAAATCGGCAAACGTCATCACAAACTTAAAATACCATCAGAAAATGTATCGATAAAATAAAACTTTTTAAAAAAAACTACGTATATACTCAAAACCGGCCTTCCCATTCCAATTAAAAAATCAATTTAAAATTTTATCGTTACCAAGAATGAATTTATTGTTCACATGTGCCGGAAGAAGAAACTACCTACTCAAATATTTTAAGGAAATCATCGGGAAGCAAGGGGTAATCATTGCCGTTGACAGCAACCCTTTGGCCCCGGCATTTGCCGATGCCGATCTGTCTTTCGAAATGCAACCCGTACATCATCCGGAATATCTAGTTGAGTTGAAAGATGTTATTGACCGGTACCAGGTCGATCTGGTCATTCCGTTAAATGATATAGAGTTGCCCCTTTTGTCAAAAAACAAGTCCTATTTGGAATCGGGGGGCGCACGCGTTGTGGTATCCAATGAAAAAATCGTCTCCATTGCTTCGGATAAATGGAAAACTTTTCGCTTTTTTCAACACTTGAACATTAAAACTCCATTAAGTTTCTTGTCAGTGAACGATGCTGAAGATGCTATTTCTAATGGGCTAGTCAATTTTCCGTTGATCCTAAAGCCCAGATGGGGCAGCGCGTCTATTGGCATCAAGCAAGTGGACAACCGACGTGAACTGCGTCTTGCCTATGAGTGGCTCAACGTAGAGATAGAGAAATCCGTATTGAACCAGATGAACTTTAGTCAAATTGACGAAGCCATCATAATTCAGGAGAAATTAACAGGACAAGAATTTGGCATGGATATCCTGAACGATTTCGAGGGAAGGCACTATGGTTCTTTCGCCAGAAAAAAATTAATTATGCGCTCCGGGGAAACCGATAAAGCGACAACGGCAATAAGCGAACAATTTTCCGAACTGGGAAGAAAGTTATCTGGTCAGACCAAACACATCGGAATAATGGACTGCGACTTTTTTTTGGCAAACGACCAAGTCTATTTTCTGGAAATGAACCCACGGTTTGGGGGAGGGTATCCATTATCACATGCCGGAGGAGTGAACGTACCTGGCATTTATATAGAATGGTCAAAGGGAAACAGGAACGTGTCAGAGTACGACAATTACATCGACAACCTGACTTTTTCGAAATGTGATACCGTCGTAAATGTTCCTAAACAGAATAGATTGAATGTTGAGAGTATCCTGTCCCTGTAATTTTTGTCCATCGTGAAATCCGTCAATAGGGGACGAATTTCTGTATCAAAGATTTTCAAATAAAATGATCCAAGCTCGTGGAATGTACGGAACCTTTGTAAAGCCTCTATTTGACTTCGTCTTTGCTCTTTTGTTCACTATTCTTCTGT
Encoded here:
- a CDS encoding YeeE/YedE family protein produces the protein MDYIYEPWPWYVSGPLIALVMFVLLFLGKKFGMSSNLATMCSIGGAGKATDFFRFDWKQQRWNLTVVLGAVIGGFLASQYMSNNTVDINPGIAEKLSEDYDIESAGDAYLPSEIFAADQLGDPFVLAILILGGFMVGFGARYAGGCTSGHAISGLSNLQLPSLIAVIGFFIGGLVMVHLLYPLIFG
- a CDS encoding DUF6691 family protein, giving the protein MRYFIYLLVGVFFGIVMYKSEAASWFRIYEMFEFGAFHMYGIIGSALVLGVIGIQIIKRNNIKALGGQEMQLEPKAKGIHNLIGGIVFGLGWALTGACPGPMYVLAGAGYYSMLVVIGGALLGTFVYGLVRDRLP
- a CDS encoding sugar-transfer associated ATP-grasp domain-containing protein → MGLKENYAKVKVFWNDSDKKPVLLMLKEFFGLWAIKKSFPIHYIIRFLYRNEYKNPYDYLDMKQYRSIILSKKNNQEEYVHLLSDKFLFSLLCEKYGLPSPKVVSYNMNGSFFYNGKVQSAGIVEELFECFKNVLQTSGVKRLFIKSFCGYGGTEVFLLEYSSLKEDLKKFGNIILTGAFVHQEGIVQHAEVNKIYPHSINTLRVETYIENSGKINILGMVMRFGAGGKFVDNLSSGGFSVPVEPLTGNLMPKGLQRIRFGGNVYYRHPDTDFEFKGYKIPYFNEARQLCLQLAQHIPNRLVGWDIALTPNGPVVIEGNHTPGIMLGEIGYGGYVKHPLFNEMIGRT
- a CDS encoding CoF synthetase, with protein sequence MKKGSFIKTRLEKLRNRLYWGFDALKGGRTKAHYDDIRFILENYGSEESNNRRDRHLGDLLDHAVKTTDFYREFSGYGNLQDFPILNKSVIRENYPSIQSSAFRGKDNFKMSTSGSSGTPFTTLQNKDKKRRNTADAIYLKQQAGFEIGYRLYYVRKWFKMHRRSWLTTEMRNIDMVNVTEFSDAYLSDLISTLERDKSTKAILAYSSALRDICKYLDKIGSGQVNTEISCIIAMAEGLSDTTRKALKKFFDAPVLLRYSNMENGILSLQLSEVNNHLQINWASYFVEILHPDKDIPVKEGELGRVVVTDLFNYCMPFIRYDTGDLARMVPDSVFNAAPAFSKVEGRTMDALYDTKGNIQSSFIIFHLESYPEIKQFQFIQEGKKQYTLKLNLERPFRHGKQVLELLKGYLGNDAEIVITYENEIPQLASGKRRLIINNYKKKMKSKNRQTSSQT
- a CDS encoding ATP-grasp domain-containing protein, which encodes MNLLFTCAGRRNYLLKYFKEIIGKQGVIIAVDSNPLAPAFADADLSFEMQPVHHPEYLVELKDVIDRYQVDLVIPLNDIELPLLSKNKSYLESGGARVVVSNEKIVSIASDKWKTFRFFQHLNIKTPLSFLSVNDAEDAISNGLVNFPLILKPRWGSASIGIKQVDNRRELRLAYEWLNVEIEKSVLNQMNFSQIDEAIIIQEKLTGQEFGMDILNDFEGRHYGSFARKKLIMRSGETDKATTAISEQFSELGRKLSGQTKHIGIMDCDFFLANDQVYFLEMNPRFGGGYPLSHAGGVNVPGIYIEWSKGNRNVSEYDNYIDNLTFSKCDTVVNVPKQNRLNVESILSL